In the Oncorhynchus nerka isolate Pitt River linkage group LG2, Oner_Uvic_2.0, whole genome shotgun sequence genome, one interval contains:
- the LOC115145154 gene encoding uncharacterized protein C7orf57 homolog isoform X1: MTGCTWNVQQEMLNALANHSYRGLHSHRHTNCLILESSSAKMSAAPNHRRTKPGGVKTGYPGQAPSNGVTGPTSQIPGLCQEATEGALEARTSGRRVGIFDSDSDYVKLAKGGGQKGLLWHEDNKEDARPNKSYNSPDLSSAESQRGSKAASPDDCQGYGKRQPLAAPFGTDDISAWERESDSYNEKNPTVTDASSQMENMSLNQGGYMEVNKYKKTQSDFTMDRSHEKKTAPVSMSKLLSFGYIEDEKKSTNEDDSSSVTSEQTSTIAPEDEDLE; the protein is encoded by the exons ATGACCGGATGTACATGGAATGTGCAGCAGGAAATGCTAAACGCATTAGCTAACCATTCATATCGAGGTCTCCACTCCCACCGGCACACGAATTGT CTAATTCTGGAATCATCATCAGCCAAAATGAGTGCTGCTCCCAACCACAGACGGACCAAGCCTGGTG GCGTGAAGACAGGCTACCCAGGCCAAGCTCCCTCCAACGGGGTTACGGGACCCACTTCCCAGATCCCCGGGCTGTGCCAGGAAGCCACTGAGGGTGCTCTTGAGGCCAGGACCAGCGGAAGGCGTGTGGGAATATTTGACTCCGACTCTGACTATGTCAAACTTGCCAAAGGAGGGGGACAGAAGG GTTTACTGTGGCACGAGGACAACAAGGAGGATGCTAGGCCTAATAAATCCTACAACTCACCTGATCTGTCCTCAGCTGAATCTCAGCG CGGAAGTAAAGCAGCATCCCCTGATGATTGTCAAGGATACGGCAAAAGGCAACCTCTAGCTGCTCCCTTCGGTACTGATGATATTTCAGCCTGGGAAAGGGAGAGTGATAGCTATAACGAGAAG AACCCCACCGTCACTGATGCGTCCAGCCAGATGGAGAACATGTCTCTAAACCAAGGTGGTTATATGGAGGTCAACAAATACAAGAAGAC TCAAAGTGATTTTACTATGGACAGGTCCCATGAGAAGAAAACTGCTCCTGTGAGCATGTCCAAGCTGCTGAGCTTTGGTTACATAGAGGATGAGAAGAAGTCCACCAATGAGGATGACTCCTCAA gTGTGACCTCTGAACAGACGAGCACCATCGCACCTGAGGATGAAGACCTGgaatag
- the LOC115133227 gene encoding four and a half LIM domains protein 2-like has product MAERYDCHYCKESLFGRKYVLREENPYCVKCYENLYSNTCEECKKSIGCSSRDLSYKDRHWHDDCFQCFKCSRSLVDKPFSTKDDQLLCTECYSNEYSSKCHECKKTIMPGSKKMEHKGNSWHETCFTCQRCQQPIGTKNFIHKENSNYCVPCYEKQFAMQCIQCKKPITTGGVTYHDQPWHKDCFLCTGCKQQLSGQRFTSRDNFAYCLNCFCNLYAKKCASCTTPISGLGGSKYISFEERQWHNNCFNCKKCSISLVGRGFLMARDEIMCPECGKEV; this is encoded by the exons ATGGCGGAACGCTACGACTGCCATTACTGCAAGGAGTCCCTGTTTGGGAGGAAGTATGTGCTCAGGGAAGAGAACCCCTACTGTGTGAAGTGCTATGAGAACCTGTACTCTAACACCTGTGAAGAGTGCAAGAAGTCCATTGGCTGCAGCAGCAGG GACCTGTCCTACAAGGACCGCCACTGGCATGACGACTGCTTCCAGTGCTTCAAGTGTAGCCGCTCCCTGGTGGACAAGCCCTTCTCCACCAAGGACGACCAGCTGCTCTGCACCGAGTGCTACTCCAACGAGTACTCCTCCAAGTGCCACGAGTGCAAGAAGACCATCATGCCAG GATCCAAGAAGATGGAGCATAAGGGCAACAGCTGGCATGAGACCTGCTTCACTTGCCAGCGTTGCCAGCAACCAATCGGCACCAAGAACTTCATCCATAAGGAGAACAGTAACTACTGCGTGCCCTGTTACGAGAAGCAGTTTGCCATGCAGTGTATCCAATGCAAGAAG CCAATCACCACTGGCGGGGTGACCTATCACGATCAGCCGTGGCATAAGGACTGCTTCCTGTGCACCGGTTGTAAGCAGCAGCTGTCTGGCCAGCGGTTCACCTCTCGGGACAACTTTGCCTACTGCCTGAACTGCTTCTGCAACCTCTATGCCAAGAAGTGTGCCTCCTGCACCACCCCTATCAGTG GTCTGGGTGGCAGCAAGTACATCTCGTTTGAAGAGCGCCAGTGGCACAACAACTGCTTCAACTGCAAGAAGTGCTCCATCTCCCTGGTGGGAAGGGGCTTTCTGATGGCCCGCGATGAGATCATGTGTCCCGAGTGCGGCAAAGAAGTCTAA
- the LOC115145154 gene encoding uncharacterized protein C7orf57 homolog isoform X2 → MLNALANHSYRGLHSHRHTNCLILESSSAKMSAAPNHRRTKPGGVKTGYPGQAPSNGVTGPTSQIPGLCQEATEGALEARTSGRRVGIFDSDSDYVKLAKGGGQKGLLWHEDNKEDARPNKSYNSPDLSSAESQRGSKAASPDDCQGYGKRQPLAAPFGTDDISAWERESDSYNEKNPTVTDASSQMENMSLNQGGYMEVNKYKKTSHEKKTAPVSMSKLLSFGYIEDEKKSTNEDDSSSVTSEQTSTIAPEDEDLE, encoded by the exons ATGCTAAACGCATTAGCTAACCATTCATATCGAGGTCTCCACTCCCACCGGCACACGAATTGT CTAATTCTGGAATCATCATCAGCCAAAATGAGTGCTGCTCCCAACCACAGACGGACCAAGCCTGGTG GCGTGAAGACAGGCTACCCAGGCCAAGCTCCCTCCAACGGGGTTACGGGACCCACTTCCCAGATCCCCGGGCTGTGCCAGGAAGCCACTGAGGGTGCTCTTGAGGCCAGGACCAGCGGAAGGCGTGTGGGAATATTTGACTCCGACTCTGACTATGTCAAACTTGCCAAAGGAGGGGGACAGAAGG GTTTACTGTGGCACGAGGACAACAAGGAGGATGCTAGGCCTAATAAATCCTACAACTCACCTGATCTGTCCTCAGCTGAATCTCAGCG CGGAAGTAAAGCAGCATCCCCTGATGATTGTCAAGGATACGGCAAAAGGCAACCTCTAGCTGCTCCCTTCGGTACTGATGATATTTCAGCCTGGGAAAGGGAGAGTGATAGCTATAACGAGAAG AACCCCACCGTCACTGATGCGTCCAGCCAGATGGAGAACATGTCTCTAAACCAAGGTGGTTATATGGAGGTCAACAAATACAAGAAGAC GTCCCATGAGAAGAAAACTGCTCCTGTGAGCATGTCCAAGCTGCTGAGCTTTGGTTACATAGAGGATGAGAAGAAGTCCACCAATGAGGATGACTCCTCAA gTGTGACCTCTGAACAGACGAGCACCATCGCACCTGAGGATGAAGACCTGgaatag